A genomic segment from Spinacia oleracea cultivar Varoflay chromosome 3, BTI_SOV_V1, whole genome shotgun sequence encodes:
- the LOC110796814 gene encoding uncharacterized protein, with amino-acid sequence MNVTKRKGKTCGCGFPVVQRTSWTHENPGRKFLGCKFYDFATGKARCDAFDWVDEEILEWQKDVTNVLIAEKQRLIGEVETLEARIDCIQRDNNRVHEEHGKMKVKYEKMKKMTEGGVKEGIRNDHLLVMICVCAIVSIIVSAMYVKVVG; translated from the coding sequence ATGAATGTGACCAAGAGAAAGGGTAAGACATGTGGATGTGGTTTTCCTGTAGTTCAAAGAACTTCATGGACCCATGAGAATCCTGGACGAAAATTCTTGGGCTGCAAGTTCTATGATTTCGCGACTGGGAAGGCTCGTTGTGATGCGTTCGATTGGGTGGATGAAGAAATTTTGGAATGGCAGAAGGATGTGACTAATGTACTCATTGCTGAGAAACAGCGATTGATTGGTGAAGTGGAAACCCTCGAGGCAAGGATTGATTGTATTCAACGTGATAATAACCGGGTGCACGAGGAGCATGGGAAGATGAAGGTTAAGTatgagaagatgaagaagatgacAGAAGGTGGTGTGAAGGAAGGGATTAGGAATGATCATTTGTTAGTTATGATATGTGTTTGTGCTATCGTTTCAATTATCGTTAGTGCAATGTACGTTAAGGTTGTTGGTTAA
- the LOC130470585 gene encoding uncharacterized protein has product MSSVEERQLRRYQEAYARDIPVLDQKAGQLMAEMVDLKQLYLQYSREAREAAEQIGAEVGRLTFQVEEDAEKIASFDRERREMAAKFASELEEKDSLLKEMTSKFEAAIKQSQEAEARLQQFIKHREIVQNQADKVPVLQLKIREKDAAIRKLEQERVDLYTADQCREQYWNGILGARRMFAKHMPHFPWNEKVPLWMRAQDHLVECQADRDEAEAERQAALAEARAQKAASEGDTTAGGSSKDAPLGDAPETPKS; this is encoded by the exons atgag ctcggttgaggaaaGGCAGCTGAGGAggtatcaggaggcttatgctcgtgatatccctgtcttggaccagaaggctgggcagctcatggccgagatggtggacctcaagcaactgtaccttcagtacagtcgtgaggctagggaAGCGGCGGAacagatcggggccgaagttgggaGGCTCACTTTCCAagttgaagaggatgctgaaaagatagcttccttcgacagggagaggagagaaatggctgccaagtttgcgagcgaacttgaagaaaaagacagtcttctcaaggagatgacgtctaaatttgaggcggccattaagcagagccaggaagcggaggcgaggcttcagcagtttATCAAGCACCGGGAGATTGTTCAgaatcaagctgacaaggtgcccgttctccagctgaagatccgagagaaagatgctgccattcggaagttggagcaagagagagttgacctctacactgctgatcagtgtagagagcaatactggaatggcatcctgggtgctcggcggatgttcgcgaagcacatgcctcatttcccttggaatgagaaggttccgctctggatgagggcccaggatcacttggtggagtgccaggccgatcgagacgaagctgaagctgaacgccaagctgctcttgcagaggctcgggcccagaaggcggcttccgaaggtgatactactgctgggggttcttcgaaggatgctcctctgggggatgctcctgagactcccaagagctag